In the Populus trichocarpa isolate Nisqually-1 chromosome 1, P.trichocarpa_v4.1, whole genome shotgun sequence genome, one interval contains:
- the LOC7462305 gene encoding 60S ribosomal protein L27-3 has protein sequence MVKFLKTNKAVIILQGKYAGRKGVIVRSFDDGTRDRPYGHCLVAGIKKYPSKVIKKDSAKKTAKKSRVKCFIKLVNYQHLMPTRYTLDVDLKDVVTADCLSTKDKKITACKETKARFEERFKTGKNRWFFTKLRF, from the coding sequence ATGGTGAAGTTCTTGAAGACAAACAAGGCCGTCATAATCCTGCAAGGAAAATATGCAGGTCGCAAAGGAGTAATCGTCAGGTCCTTCGACGATGGTACACGTGATCGCCCGTACGGCCACTGTTTGGTTGCAGGGATTAAGAAGTACCCAAGCAAGGTTATCAAGAAGGACTCAGCCAAAAAGACTGCCAAGAAATCCCGGGTCAAGTGCTTCATCAAGCTAGTGAACTACCAGCACCTGATGCCCACACGTTACACGCTGGATGTGGACTTGAAAGATGTTGTGACCGCTGATTGTTTGTCAACCAAGGATAAGAAGATTACTGCTTGCAAGGAGACAAAGGCTAGGTTCGAGGAGCGGTTTAAGACAGGCAAGAACAGGTGGTTTTTTACAAAGCTGaggttttga